The DNA sequence GGCGAGTTTAAACGCCCCGTACCCGCCCATCAATTCGCCAGTTATCCCACGGCTGTCCCGGTTTTGCAGAATTCTGTAACGCGACTCAACAAATGGAATCATCTCTTCCATGGTAAAGTCGATCCACCGGCCACTTGTCGATGAGTTTTCGAAAAAGCTGCCAACGGTCGGGGTGCTGTAGTTGGGGGCTACAAGTATAAACGGATCGATTGTGCCGGCGGCAATTGCTTCGTCGAAAATCTTCTGTACTACACCGTCTTCAAACATCCGCTCGTTATCCCAAAAGAGGCCATGGAAATAATAGATAACGGGATACGACTTGTCAGACGCATCATACCCGGGTGGTAGATAAATGGAGATGCTGCGCTGTGGGTCAAGTCCTGTTTTTGTGTTTTGCAGGACCACGGAGTTGATGTGTTCGCGAACAACCTTGCCTTTAGGCGTAGGGTCGGTAAGGGGAGATATAAGAACCAACCCCAAAAGCGATAAAAGAAACGTATGCATGTTTGTTCAGTTCAGGTTTATTGATGGTGCCCTGAACATACCCTGGTGTGCCTGTTTTGTCGTTCAACCCGACCGGCTCGAACCTTTTGGGGCCGAAATGCCCTTTATTTTTTGCTACTCGTGTTTATGGTATGATTTACGAAAAGGGACATAATCATTTTATCTATGTGTACTGCCGTTCGGGTTACACGTAGCAACTTTATCGATAAAGACATGAAAATCTTTAAGGGCATTCTTGTATTCGTTATTGCAATCGGTTTCGTATGTACCACCCAGGAGGCCGTTGCACAACCCTTTACTGTCAACCCGCACCGCGTAGATCCTTACAAGCAGTTCAAGTTTCGGGTCAAATGGGATGGGCGATATATTCCCGGCATCACGAGCGTGAGTGGATTACACCGGAAAACCCAGGCCATTGAATTCAGAACAGGGGGAGATGCAAACAATATTCGGAAATCACCGGGGCCGACGTCCTACTCTCAAATTATTTTAACGCGCGGCCTCACACACGATACGTCGTTTGAGGAATGGGCTGACTATGTGTCATCCGTAAGCAAAGGGCTGGGGGATGAGATCGCGCTTGCGCGCTTCCGGAAAGATATTGTAATTGAGCTTTACAACGAAGCCGGCCAGCTCGTCATGGCATACCAGGTGTATCGGTGCTGGCCCTCTGAATATGAAGCGTTTGATAACTTGAATTCAAGAGGTAGGGGAGAAATTGTTGAAGAAACCCTTGTGCTAGAAACGGAAGGATGGATCCGTGACCGCGAAGTAAGAGAACCGCTTGAGCATTAGGCGCATTGCTAAATTCGGTGGGTTAAGACTAACTGTGAGCAAGGCAACTACCAGGGGAACACCTCCTCCGTCAATCAAGTTTATTGCCTTGGCAACTAATTCTGTAGCTTACCGATTTATGAAGGAAGAATCAGCTGATATCCTGGGACCACTGGACAACGCGCCGGCTTACCGCGTGTATCGTTTGTCACGGTTGTTGCGGCACAATTTGCGACGAATCCTCGGGACAGCAGGCCTGGATGTGTCACCAGAGCAGTACTTCATGCTTTATAAGCTGCACCAGAAAGATGGTGTACCGCAGGCGCAATTGGCTGATCCAGCGTTTGGCGACTACCCGAATATGACCCGGATGATTGATGGATTGGAAAAGAAAGGCCTGGTTGAGCGTAAGAATGATCCGGAAGATCGCCGGCGTTACATGATCATGCTTACAGAAAAGGCGCGCACCCAAATGCGAGCCCTTGAACCTGCGATCGTTGAAGAACGTGCGCTTATCCATACCGCATTTAACGAAGACGAGATTAACCAAATGATGGAATTCCTCGCGCGCTTCCAGCGGCTGATTGAAAAGTAAAAAATTTTGACTTAAAACTTGCCTGAGCAATGATTATTAAAACAACTTTGTATATAATTTCTTTACTGGGATGCGTAACCATGTTTGCCGGGAAGGCTACTGCCCAACAACGCGCAGAGACACCGCTCCAGTTCAAGGACGTAGAAGTGGAGGGGATCAAGTTTTCCTGGCGGTTTGCTTCGGGGAGGCTGTTTTGCCAATTGGAAGCACCGACAACCGGTTGGGTGGCCATGGGCTTCAATACCAGGCCTGGTCTGGCTGGTACCCACCTTGTAATGGCTGCTGTGGTCGATGGTAACGTGTTTGTCGATGATCTATACATCGTTGGCCCTGGAGATCCCAGGCGTATTGAAGCGCTGGGTGGCGCACTCGATCTGCAGGAAGTTGACGGAAACGAAACGCACCAGTCGACCAGGATTTCGTTTAGTATACCCGTTGCACCCACCGACAACTGGCGAAAAAAGCTTACCGCAGGCGTTACCTATGACCTGCTACTTGCCTACAGCACACACGATGCGTTTGAGCATCATTCGCGTATTCGCCGGCATATAAAAGTGGTGCTTTAATTGGTTTGGCTCAAGGACAAGGTAGATCTACAAAAAATGAGAGTCATATCCTTTTGCGCATTGTTACGTATAACCCGTTGATACTGAGCCCACTTACCAGTTCGTGACAAGAGATGCCTGATATTAAACCCAACCTACAACTGGAGACGATTCGTTGTTTGCCAAAAGGGATTTGCTCATGGAATTTCAATCTGAGTGGGGAAGCCTTTGCTGCAGACGTTGCATTTAACTTGATGTCAGAGCAAGGGCAAATTTTGCTTGATGGGTTGGTGTTTGAAGTCGTCAAACCAACTATGTTTGACGGCCATTGGAAGTTAGAGTACAAAGACCAGGAAGTTGCT is a window from the Bacteroidota bacterium genome containing:
- a CDS encoding alpha/beta hydrolase-fold protein gives rise to the protein MHTFLLSLLGLVLISPLTDPTPKGKVVREHINSVVLQNTKTGLDPQRSISIYLPPGYDASDKSYPVIYYFHGLFWDNERMFEDGVVQKIFDEAIAAGTIDPFILVAPNYSTPTVGSFFENSSTSGRWIDFTMEEMIPFVESRYRILQNRDSRGITGELMGGYGAFKLA
- a CDS encoding phage tail protein, with product MKIFKGILVFVIAIGFVCTTQEAVAQPFTVNPHRVDPYKQFKFRVKWDGRYIPGITSVSGLHRKTQAIEFRTGGDANNIRKSPGPTSYSQIILTRGLTHDTSFEEWADYVSSVSKGLGDEIALARFRKDIVIELYNEAGQLVMAYQVYRCWPSEYEAFDNLNSRGRGEIVEETLVLETEGWIRDREVREPLEH
- a CDS encoding MarR family transcriptional regulator gives rise to the protein MATNSVAYRFMKEESADILGPLDNAPAYRVYRLSRLLRHNLRRILGTAGLDVSPEQYFMLYKLHQKDGVPQAQLADPAFGDYPNMTRMIDGLEKKGLVERKNDPEDRRRYMIMLTEKARTQMRALEPAIVEERALIHTAFNEDEINQMMEFLARFQRLIEK
- a CDS encoding DOMON domain-containing protein, giving the protein MFAGKATAQQRAETPLQFKDVEVEGIKFSWRFASGRLFCQLEAPTTGWVAMGFNTRPGLAGTHLVMAAVVDGNVFVDDLYIVGPGDPRRIEALGGALDLQEVDGNETHQSTRISFSIPVAPTDNWRKKLTAGVTYDLLLAYSTHDAFEHHSRIRRHIKVVL